One genomic window of Solanum stenotomum isolate F172 chromosome 9, ASM1918654v1, whole genome shotgun sequence includes the following:
- the LOC125877093 gene encoding clathrin coat assembly protein AP180-like, whose amino-acid sequence MPSKLKKAIAAVKDQTSISLAKVSTNTSSTLEVAVLKATTHDDVPVDERYIHEVVQLVSSNKAYAAACARAIGKRIGRTRNWIVALKSLILVLRIFQDGDPYFPREVLHAMKRGAKILNLSNFRDDSNSSPWDFTAFIRTFALYLDERLDCFLTGKLQKRCNYNDRENSNYLRSCSDNSRSRSRSRNRTNEAIREMKPPMLLDKISYWQRLLERAIATRPTGAAQTNCLVQAALYAVVQESFDLYKDISDGLTLVLDSFFHLPYQTCVNVFQTCVKSTKQFEEINLFYSLCKSIGVGRTSEYPSVQIITEELIESLQEFLKDQSSFPVKSSGDVVLQRPGSMKSSRSRFDSYGGQSEFSLASSEPYSDRSPTMSGNGSPCSSLEDLIRATVTGRSPSISIDLEAYSDIRFKKQFIDDICDTGSARSLPVSMIDLVSLSEDNGNIDNEYEQVQDQKQQPVVEKAKELNSKEAKPKQEQIKDKQKPTLSSSSSKGWEDVLNEALTPSSTSINAFKEQQDPKEVLRNETNVSPVKTSSSNAWDLALFEAIPQTNSVQPMPNTVANNINSYNTSTLPSFNAFQENQEPDQQVSRNGANSGWDMVSFETTPQTTASQPMPTTPNNFNSSYLDELYNQNSSTLLPISGLKPNINMNNYNQIPVANHYNPFLQDISTEQPATLSTPLPTFQATPTFSVQNDLNSDPFGTFPSSDQMLNGAVNQKDFSDEQQLWLQNQNKIIAKHMS is encoded by the coding sequence ATGCCAAGCAAGCTAAAGAAGGCAATTGCTGCAGTGAAAGATCAAACCAGCATTAGCCTTGCCAAAGTTTCCACCAACACTTCCTCAACTCTTGAAGTTGCTGTCCTAAAAGCCACAACACACGATGATGTACCCGTGGATGAGCGTTACATCCACGAGGTTGTCCAATTAGTCTCTTCCAACAAGGCCTACGCGGCTGCCTGTGCTCGTGCCATTGGCAAACGCATTGGTCGTACTAGGAATTGGATCGTTGCCCTCAAATCATTAATACTTGTCCTTAGAATCTTCCAAGATGGTGATCCTTATTTCCCTCGAGAAGTCCTCCACGCCATGAAACGTGGTGCCAAGATTCTAAACCTTTCAAATTTTCGCGATGATTCAAACTCTAGCCCTTGGGATTTCACTGCCTTTATTAGAACGTTTGCACTCTATCTTGACGAGCGTTTGGATTGTTTTCTCACGGGGAAACTCCAAAAGAGATGCAACTATAATGACCGTGAAAATTCCAATTATTTACGGAGTTGCAGTGATAATAGCAGGAGCAGGAGCAGGAGCAGAAACAGGACAAATGAGGCAATACGCGAAATGAAACCACCAATGCTACTTGACAAGATTTCATATTGGCAAAGATTGCTTGAAAGGGCAATTGCTACAAGACCAACAGGTGCAGCCCAAACCAATTGTCTAGTACAAGCTGCTTTGTATGCTGTGGTACAAGAAAGTTTTGATCTTTACAAAGATATATCTGATGGACTAACTCTTGTTCTTGATAGTTTTTTTCATTTACCATACCAAACATGTGTAAATGTCTTCCAAACATGTGTTAAATCCACGAAGCAATTCGAGGAGATCAACTTGTTCTATTCATTATGTAAAAGCATTGGTGTAGGCAGGACATCAGAGTATCCGAGTGTGCAAATTATAACAGAAGAGTTAATTGAGTCATTACAAGAATTTCTCAAGGATCAATCTTCATTTCCAGTGAAATCTTCAGGAGATGTAGTTCTTCAAAGACCAGGCTCAATGAAGTCATCAAGAAGTAGGTTTGATAGTTACGGTGGACAATCCGAATTCTCTCTTGCATCGAGTGAGCCATATTCGGACAGAAGTCCAACCATGTCTGGGAATGGTTCACCTTGTAGTTCACTAGAAGATCTAATAAGAGCCACGGTAACAGGGAGGAGCCCATCCATTTCAATCGATTTGGAGGCCTATTCAGATATTCGATTCAAGAAGcagtttattgatgatatatgtgATACAGGTTCTGCAAGGTCATTGCCAGTTTCCATGATTGATCTTGTTTCTTTATCAGAAGATAATGGAAATATTGACAACGAATACGAACAAGTACAAGATCAGAAGCAACAACCTGTTGTTGAGAAAGCGAAAGAACTTAACTCTAAAGAAGCTAAACCTAAACAAGAACAGATCAAGGATAAACAAAAGCCTacattaagttcaagttcatctAAAGGATGGGAAGATGTACTAAATGAGGCTTTAACGCCATCATCAACATCTATTAATGCCTTTAAAGAACAACAAGATCCAAAAGAGGTGTTAAGAAATGAAACGAATGTATCGCCTGTTAAGACTTCTTCGAGCAATGCTTGGGATTTGGCACTATTTGAAGCAATCCCACAAACAAATTCAGTTCAACCCATGCCTAATACTGTTGCTAACAACATTAACAGCTACAACACTTCCACATTGCCATCTTTCAACGCCTTCCAAGAAAATCAAGAACCGGATCAACAAGTATCAAGAAATGGTGCAAATAGTGGTTGGGATATGGTATCATTTGAAACAACCCCACAAACAACAGCATCACAACCTATGCCTACTACCCCTAACAACTTCAATTCTTCCTACTTGGACGAATTGTATAATCAGAACTCATCAACATTGCTTCCAATTAGTGGCTTAAAACCAAATATTAATATGAATAACTATAATCAAATTCCAGTAGCCAACCATTACAATCCGTTTTTACAAGACATATCGACAGAGCAGCCTGCAACGCTATCAACACCTTTGCCTACATTTCAAGCAACACCAACATTTAGTGTGCAGAATGACTTGAATTCTGATCCGTTTGGGACGTTTCCAAGTAGTGATCAGATGTTAAATGGTGCAGTGAATCAGAAAGATTTTTCGGATGAACAACAGTTATGGTTACAGAACCAAAACAAGATCATAGCTAAGCATATGTCTTAA